In the Haloferula helveola genome, one interval contains:
- a CDS encoding sialate O-acetylesterase, protein MRIPSVRKLSCLLPLASAATLAMSSASAQQAGASPVRIFIMAGQSNMLGKGKVTGVTTPGTLDYTVANDPDGRYQFLQSGGSWVVRDDVWIRDQDPVTGGLTVGFGGEAADLIGPELGFGHKIGDFNDSQVLIVKCAWGGKDLDFNFCPPSRRVGEPAPVTSSDKGFYYEEILRLVSEATTNLGTYFTDYDGGGYEIAGFCWHQGWNDRINAARSAAYETNMAAFIEDIRTDLATPGLPFVIATTGMDGLDGYGYTQVEQAQLAMADPVAYPAFDGNVAVVDARGTYKGLDFWQTVANSPNDEGYHWNRNAKTYLHLGLAMGDAMSLLSPGRCPYRLEADGGSGGVTLSWQNGTETPTSVRVLRGGVEIAAAAPADPPVFVDAGATLGVNDYELQFTMPGDACDPLTLSFDTGISGLEARRRLNGVNLSWDNNLSYTAVKVSRNGAVIAASLPPNTTSYVDNSPPAGLLTYEVEPTDPGTTAAEVQIEVSAAPSGTAVIYEPFDMTAGAGLDGNPGGLGIDGEWVAGSTLVVDSTGMTFGTLPTFGNSIIRTSGNGSCSINLGSALGDAGLLDDGAELWFSFLCPNPDNINVSPTFALGNESLSNATTVANSGSGIGARIQQGRYPQGMIYSSGGVAGTTPDQTTLGSGELALVVGHITWGADAVSLDTIEIYTPGTDLVLDTPQSISAIVDQSTFQVLSMWGNVTAPNFDEIRFGATYDDVVGQGVDTSDDFTPPTPGTMSFSSPPAAVSDTTITMTATAASDTNGVEYYFACTAGGGNDSGWQDSPVYTDTGLSASTLYSYTVQARDKSINQNPNNASPAASATTLAPDTNPPPVPSFASAPAAVSFSEITMTASAVIDPEGNDVEYYFTCTSVGGNDSGWQSGTTYVDSGLTPDTEYTYTVKARDTASVPNETAESAPASATTDPYTATDGTWGFDADGNWEDDTKWLANTVAEGPGATAFLTQDITNDRTIYLALDRTIGSIVFTDSPSSSSNLSLAGTGNLILEALSGTPVIDVTQNGRQLTINNVIEGTQGLQKNGPGRLFLSANNTYSGPTLVTDGFLSFLNISLAGFGGGRDIEVSEGAIVQRNWPNMDNAFLNRLVETSDEIGIFLTATGGSYNGNDLDFSSGGAGADLPNAFLGTWAGNGAKSQYDGTITPASDNYRLGFPGQSGSLHIRPALPDVGGTPRGLIVGGGAVIIAGDNTFTGDTVLRDGRLFLGRQLCLQNSALNVGNGAGDGITGQMCFLASGSGGVSTAQLTDQPTLGGLIGARNLASIYNSSNQNNTSRLGIGSVLGITLDVDAGKSFGYSGNARLSSTMFLTKTGDGTQVLSGNNDYTGATTVSGGTLALVGGSHTSPITVGVGAALGFTLGSPTTSTSTVDLTSGTVKITGAVDNASDYLLMTASGITGVPTLDSAIPGYELQKLAGDTELTLVFVGGGTPYATWSGGALFEDDDNGDGVDNGMAFILGASDPNASAVGLLPQTGSEPGFLTLTFQRLDGIAPAVLSVEYGPDLSFGNTDVIPLASQTLGSGVEVVVVDGSPTDTVTIKIPDTFESGAGTLFARLSATEN, encoded by the coding sequence ATGAGAATCCCATCCGTTCGCAAACTTTCCTGCCTGCTTCCACTGGCTTCGGCGGCGACCCTCGCCATGTCTTCCGCTTCCGCCCAGCAGGCGGGTGCCAGTCCTGTCCGGATCTTCATCATGGCGGGGCAGTCGAACATGCTCGGCAAGGGCAAGGTCACCGGTGTCACGACACCCGGCACCCTCGACTACACCGTGGCGAATGATCCCGACGGCCGATACCAGTTCCTCCAGAGTGGCGGCAGCTGGGTGGTGCGGGACGACGTTTGGATCCGGGATCAGGATCCGGTCACCGGAGGACTGACGGTCGGCTTCGGCGGTGAAGCGGCGGATCTGATCGGCCCGGAGTTGGGCTTCGGCCACAAGATCGGAGACTTCAACGACAGCCAGGTGCTGATCGTCAAGTGCGCTTGGGGCGGCAAGGACCTCGACTTCAATTTCTGCCCGCCCAGCCGACGGGTCGGTGAGCCGGCGCCCGTGACATCGAGCGACAAGGGATTCTACTACGAGGAAATCCTGCGGCTGGTGAGCGAGGCCACCACCAACCTCGGAACCTATTTCACTGACTACGACGGAGGCGGCTACGAGATCGCCGGCTTCTGTTGGCACCAGGGTTGGAACGACCGAATCAACGCAGCACGTAGCGCGGCCTACGAAACGAACATGGCCGCCTTCATTGAAGACATCCGCACCGACCTCGCCACTCCCGGCCTGCCGTTCGTCATCGCCACCACCGGCATGGATGGGCTCGATGGCTACGGCTACACGCAGGTCGAGCAGGCGCAGCTCGCGATGGCCGATCCGGTCGCCTATCCGGCGTTCGACGGCAACGTGGCCGTGGTCGATGCGCGCGGAACCTACAAGGGGCTCGACTTCTGGCAAACCGTCGCCAATTCACCGAACGACGAGGGCTACCACTGGAACCGGAATGCGAAGACCTACCTGCACCTCGGCCTCGCGATGGGCGATGCCATGTCCCTGCTTTCGCCGGGCCGCTGTCCGTATCGCCTCGAGGCCGATGGTGGATCGGGCGGAGTCACCCTGAGCTGGCAGAACGGAACCGAGACGCCGACGAGCGTCCGCGTTCTTCGCGGCGGAGTCGAGATTGCCGCGGCTGCTCCGGCGGATCCTCCGGTCTTCGTCGATGCCGGCGCCACGTTGGGAGTCAATGACTACGAACTTCAGTTCACGATGCCGGGGGATGCGTGCGACCCGTTGACCCTGAGCTTCGACACCGGCATCTCCGGACTGGAGGCCAGGCGCCGGTTGAATGGCGTCAACCTTTCGTGGGACAACAACCTCTCCTACACCGCGGTCAAGGTGAGCCGTAACGGCGCGGTGATCGCCGCCTCGCTTCCGCCCAACACGACGAGCTATGTCGACAACTCGCCACCTGCCGGGCTGCTGACCTACGAGGTCGAACCGACCGACCCCGGAACCACCGCAGCCGAAGTGCAGATCGAAGTCAGCGCCGCGCCGTCGGGCACGGCGGTGATCTACGAGCCGTTCGACATGACCGCGGGCGCCGGTCTCGACGGAAATCCGGGCGGTCTCGGGATCGACGGCGAATGGGTCGCCGGCTCGACGCTGGTCGTTGATTCCACGGGCATGACCTTCGGTACGCTGCCGACCTTCGGCAACTCGATCATCCGGACGTCCGGCAACGGGTCGTGCTCGATCAACCTCGGCTCCGCCCTCGGCGATGCCGGCCTGCTCGATGATGGAGCCGAACTGTGGTTCAGCTTCCTTTGCCCGAACCCGGACAACATCAACGTCAGCCCGACCTTCGCGCTCGGAAACGAATCTCTCAGCAACGCCACCACCGTCGCCAATTCCGGCAGCGGCATCGGCGCGAGGATCCAGCAGGGCAGGTATCCGCAGGGGATGATCTACAGCAGCGGCGGTGTCGCGGGCACCACGCCCGACCAGACGACCCTCGGATCCGGCGAGCTCGCTCTGGTCGTCGGTCACATCACCTGGGGTGCCGACGCGGTCTCGCTCGACACGATCGAGATCTACACCCCCGGCACCGATCTCGTCCTCGATACTCCGCAATCGATCTCCGCGATTGTCGATCAGTCGACCTTCCAAGTGTTGTCCATGTGGGGGAATGTCACCGCTCCGAACTTCGACGAGATCCGCTTCGGCGCGACCTACGACGATGTGGTGGGGCAGGGGGTCGACACCTCGGACGACTTCACGCCGCCGACGCCGGGCACGATGTCCTTCAGTAGCCCGCCGGCGGCGGTGTCGGACACGACCATCACCATGACCGCCACCGCGGCCAGCGACACCAACGGCGTCGAGTACTACTTCGCCTGCACCGCCGGTGGCGGAAACGACAGCGGCTGGCAGGACAGCCCGGTCTACACCGACACCGGGCTTTCCGCGAGCACGCTGTATTCCTACACCGTCCAGGCTCGCGACAAGTCGATCAACCAGAATCCGAACAACGCATCCCCCGCCGCATCCGCGACCACGTTGGCGCCCGATACAAACCCGCCGCCCGTTCCGTCCTTCGCTTCGGCGCCGGCGGCTGTGTCGTTTAGCGAGATCACCATGACGGCATCTGCCGTCATCGATCCGGAGGGCAACGATGTGGAGTACTACTTCACCTGTACTTCGGTTGGTGGAAATGACAGCGGATGGCAATCGGGCACGACCTATGTCGATTCCGGGCTCACTCCCGACACCGAGTATACCTATACCGTGAAGGCGCGCGACACGGCATCGGTTCCCAACGAAACCGCGGAGTCAGCGCCTGCCTCGGCCACCACCGACCCCTACACCGCCACCGATGGAACGTGGGGCTTCGATGCCGACGGCAACTGGGAAGACGACACGAAGTGGTTGGCCAACACCGTCGCCGAGGGGCCGGGCGCGACCGCGTTCCTCACCCAGGATATTACCAATGACCGCACCATCTACCTCGCGCTCGACCGCACCATCGGCAGCATCGTCTTCACCGACTCGCCGTCCAGTTCGAGCAACCTTTCGCTCGCGGGCACCGGCAATCTGATCCTTGAAGCCTTGTCCGGCACACCGGTCATCGATGTCACGCAGAACGGCCGGCAGCTGACGATCAACAATGTGATCGAAGGCACGCAGGGTCTTCAGAAGAACGGGCCGGGCCGTCTTTTCCTGAGTGCGAACAACACTTATTCGGGTCCGACGCTCGTGACGGACGGCTTCCTCAGCTTCCTCAACATCAGCCTCGCCGGCTTCGGCGGCGGCCGCGACATCGAGGTTTCGGAAGGCGCCATTGTCCAGCGCAACTGGCCGAACATGGACAACGCGTTCCTCAACCGTTTGGTCGAGACCAGCGACGAGATCGGGATTTTCCTCACCGCGACCGGTGGCAGCTACAACGGCAACGACCTCGACTTCAGCAGCGGTGGAGCGGGGGCGGACCTGCCTAATGCCTTCCTCGGAACGTGGGCGGGCAACGGCGCGAAGAGCCAGTACGACGGGACCATCACGCCGGCCAGCGACAACTACCGGCTGGGCTTCCCGGGGCAGAGTGGATCGCTCCACATCCGGCCGGCACTGCCCGATGTCGGCGGCACTCCCCGCGGACTCATCGTCGGTGGCGGCGCGGTGATCATCGCCGGCGACAACACCTTCACCGGCGACACCGTGCTCCGCGATGGCCGCCTGTTCCTCGGTCGCCAGCTCTGCCTTCAGAACAGCGCGCTGAATGTCGGCAACGGTGCCGGCGACGGCATCACCGGACAGATGTGCTTCCTCGCGAGCGGCAGCGGTGGCGTTTCGACCGCCCAGCTTACCGACCAGCCGACTCTCGGAGGCCTCATCGGTGCCCGGAACCTCGCGTCGATCTACAATTCCTCGAATCAGAACAACACCTCGCGGCTGGGTATCGGCTCGGTGCTGGGCATCACCCTCGATGTCGATGCGGGCAAGAGCTTCGGGTATTCGGGCAATGCCCGTTTGTCCTCGACGATGTTCCTGACCAAGACCGGCGACGGCACGCAGGTGCTCTCGGGCAATAACGATTACACCGGCGCGACCACGGTGAGCGGCGGAACACTCGCCCTTGTGGGTGGCAGCCACACTTCACCGATCACGGTGGGTGTGGGTGCTGCGCTCGGGTTTACTCTCGGTTCTCCGACGACCTCGACCTCGACGGTCGATCTGACCAGCGGCACGGTGAAGATCACCGGTGCGGTCGACAACGCGTCGGACTACCTGCTGATGACCGCTTCGGGTATCACCGGTGTCCCGACCCTCGACTCGGCGATCCCGGGCTACGAGCTCCAGAAGCTGGCGGGCGATACCGAGCTGACGCTTGTCTTTGTCGGCGGCGGGACGCCTTACGCAACGTGGTCGGGCGGCGCGTTGTTCGAAGACGACGACAATGGCGACGGTGTCGACAACGGGATGGCGTTCATTCTGGGCGCCTCGGATCCGAATGCGAGTGCGGTCGGCTTGCTTCCGCAAACGGGCAGCGAGCCTGGCTTCCTAACGCTGACCTTCCAACGTCTCGACGGCATCGCGCCGGCGGTGCTGAGTGTCGAATACGGTCCGGACCTTTCCTTCGGAAACACGGATGTGATTCCGCTGGCCAGCCAGACGCTCGGCAGTGGTGTTGAAGTGGTCGTCGTTGACGGGAGCCCGACCGACACCGTCACGATCAAGATTCCGGACACCTTCGAGTCCGGCGCGGGCACGCTCTTCGCCCGACTGAGCGCGACGGAGAACTGA
- a CDS encoding TolC family protein, whose protein sequence is MPLDPSGHAAAWEGRSPSDEKVRDFARRIETSAPRSVSFDPSDGLTLAEGEIVALVYNHDLRVARLKAGVAKATAEHAGRWDDPELSFDVLKVTEGVPNPWVVGSALSVTLPISGRLAVEKARADAAEQSELARVAEEEWETLRDLRKAWLEWSADRLRLQETESIVGSLDSAVETTGKLTEAGELPRTESTLFKLEQESRKADIARLRGKVKEGEQEIRSLMGISPGAPAKLVPTLASGSGKDRGKLADTNPTLIRLQGEYAEAELVLVREIRKQFPDLQLGPAFEEDQGQSKIGITGGIPIPILNSNKGGIATAKAQREVARAAFETELERTEGRLASMRARLSGAQSRRQSIDSNVVPLVDRQVEDARSLLEIGEGGSLVLLESLVRAYEAKLDLIEARLEESVAGNDIRHLLGPDRLTAKTK, encoded by the coding sequence ATGCCACTCGACCCGTCCGGCCATGCCGCGGCGTGGGAAGGACGGAGCCCGTCCGATGAGAAAGTCCGCGACTTCGCCCGGCGCATCGAAACCTCCGCACCGCGCTCGGTGTCGTTCGATCCGTCCGACGGCCTCACCCTCGCCGAGGGCGAGATCGTTGCGTTGGTTTACAACCACGATCTGCGCGTCGCCCGCCTCAAGGCCGGTGTCGCCAAGGCCACCGCCGAGCATGCCGGTCGCTGGGACGATCCCGAGCTGAGCTTCGACGTGCTCAAGGTGACCGAAGGCGTCCCAAATCCATGGGTCGTCGGCTCGGCATTGTCCGTCACGCTGCCAATCTCCGGTCGGCTTGCGGTGGAGAAGGCGCGTGCCGATGCCGCGGAGCAGTCGGAACTCGCCCGGGTGGCCGAGGAGGAGTGGGAAACGCTGCGCGATTTGCGCAAGGCATGGCTGGAGTGGTCGGCCGACCGGCTGAGGCTTCAGGAAACCGAGAGCATCGTCGGCTCGCTCGACTCGGCGGTCGAAACCACCGGCAAGCTGACGGAGGCTGGCGAGCTTCCGCGCACCGAATCGACGCTCTTCAAGCTCGAGCAGGAAAGCCGCAAGGCGGACATCGCCCGGCTTCGCGGGAAGGTGAAGGAAGGCGAGCAGGAGATCCGCTCGCTCATGGGAATTTCACCCGGTGCTCCGGCAAAGCTGGTGCCGACGCTCGCGTCGGGAAGCGGCAAGGACCGTGGCAAGCTCGCGGACACCAACCCGACACTCATCCGACTCCAAGGCGAGTATGCCGAGGCAGAGCTGGTGCTCGTGCGCGAAATCCGCAAGCAGTTCCCCGACCTCCAACTCGGTCCGGCTTTTGAAGAGGACCAGGGCCAGTCGAAGATCGGGATCACGGGCGGGATTCCGATTCCCATCCTGAACTCGAACAAGGGCGGGATCGCCACCGCCAAGGCGCAACGCGAAGTCGCCCGGGCCGCATTCGAAACCGAACTCGAACGGACCGAAGGACGGCTCGCGTCGATGCGCGCCCGGCTTTCCGGCGCGCAGTCCAGACGCCAGTCGATCGACTCGAATGTCGTGCCGCTCGTCGATCGCCAGGTCGAGGACGCGCGAAGCCTGCTCGAGATCGGCGAAGGCGGCAGCCTCGTGCTGCTCGAAAGCCTGGTCCGTGCCTACGAGGCGAAACTCGATCTCATCGAAGCGCGCCTCGAGGAGAGCGTCGCCGGAAACGATATCCGCCACCTGCTCGGCCCCGACCGGCTGACGGCGAAAACCAAATGA
- a CDS encoding efflux RND transporter permease subunit codes for MLSRLIRFSLTHASLVLLAAGLLLAVVALRLSKTPVDVFPELNAPTVVIMTESPGLAADEVEQYVTFPIESAVNGMQGVRRVRTSSAIGLSIAYVEFDWGMDILAARQLVSERLDTVREDLPPGAHAEMAPISSITGEIMLLAVSSPGGELSDMELRSYAEYDLRNKLLAIPGVSQIAVIGGELPEYQVLVRQDDLRLHGLTVADVAEAAGEAHSTLSAGYLPNVDSLELPVRQSGRVRSVEDIAGTVIEYHDQFPITIGDVAEVRMGPALKRGTGADGGSPAVVLTVKKAPGTNTLAITERIDAMLDDLEPTLPVGLKVNRQIFRQSDFINLSVNNVVHALRDAAIIVAVILVLFLLNVRTTVITLTAIPLSLATGLLVLDWLGQSVNVMTLGGLAIAVGSLVDDAIIDVENVFRRLNENAAKPEAQRRRRLDVILDASNEIRPAMVFATVIIVLVFLPLMFLEGIEGRFFRPLGIAFGISILASLLVALTVTPAMCRFLMKEKAGESGEKDTPVVRWLKGVYEPTVRRAVKYRKTVMGGALAATLLALGLASTFGRSFLPEFNEGTFTVMLFAPPGTSLEASDRMAGAFEKQLLEVDGVRSVTRRTGRAERDEHAEPVSNSEIEITIKPGFRKEEVRREVSAILEKVPGITTNIGQPIEHRLSHILSGTPAAIAINVYGDDLAKLRVIAKRIEGVLKPLPGARDVAANREVMIQSLPVEYRPADLAAFGLTPRSAAQQVRDAVYGVTVTEINEGVRRYELAVRLADDERDEVRDLDNLILRGKGGAMVRLNEVADIGPEMTSNLIARENSQRKAVVTLNVDEGYNLGDMVAEVRQLVDPIVQEYGYVVNYGGQFEAQQAASRTILLFSGLVVLIMLILLQLAIGSIRVALLVLVNLPLSLIGGIVAIYIAESPGIFSNTLALFGLGGHYTAPVISIASMVGFITLFGIAVRNGILLVNHYQHLVEHEGRTMFEAIIQGSSERLVPILMTALTAALAVVPIVLRGQEPGNEILAPLSVVILGGLLSSTFLNLVVVPAGYAALHRVTADQPNPQSKPTTKQPTP; via the coding sequence ATGCTCTCGCGACTCATCCGATTTTCGCTGACCCACGCCTCGCTGGTGCTGCTCGCTGCCGGGCTGCTGCTGGCGGTCGTGGCACTGCGTTTGTCGAAGACACCCGTCGATGTGTTCCCGGAGCTCAATGCTCCGACTGTGGTCATCATGACCGAGTCCCCGGGACTCGCCGCCGACGAGGTCGAGCAGTACGTCACCTTCCCGATCGAGAGTGCGGTCAACGGCATGCAGGGCGTGCGCCGGGTCCGTACGTCGAGCGCCATCGGCCTGTCGATCGCCTACGTCGAGTTCGACTGGGGAATGGACATCCTCGCGGCCCGCCAGCTCGTGTCGGAACGGCTCGATACGGTCCGGGAAGACCTGCCTCCAGGCGCCCATGCCGAGATGGCGCCGATTTCCTCGATCACCGGCGAGATCATGCTGCTGGCGGTCTCCTCGCCCGGTGGTGAGCTGAGCGATATGGAGCTGCGTTCGTATGCCGAATACGACCTGCGCAACAAGCTGCTCGCCATCCCCGGAGTGTCGCAGATCGCCGTGATCGGCGGCGAGTTGCCGGAATACCAGGTGCTGGTCCGGCAGGATGACCTCCGGCTCCACGGGCTGACGGTCGCGGACGTCGCGGAGGCGGCGGGCGAGGCTCACAGCACGCTCAGCGCGGGGTATCTGCCGAATGTCGACTCGCTCGAACTGCCGGTCCGCCAGAGCGGCCGCGTCCGCTCGGTCGAGGACATCGCGGGCACGGTGATCGAGTATCATGACCAGTTCCCGATCACGATCGGCGACGTCGCCGAAGTCCGCATGGGTCCGGCTCTCAAGCGAGGCACAGGCGCCGATGGCGGTTCGCCGGCGGTGGTTCTGACGGTCAAGAAGGCGCCCGGCACCAACACGCTGGCGATTACCGAGCGGATCGATGCAATGCTCGACGACCTCGAGCCGACGCTTCCGGTCGGCCTAAAGGTGAACCGGCAGATCTTCCGCCAGTCGGACTTCATCAACCTGTCGGTCAACAACGTGGTCCACGCGCTGCGCGATGCCGCGATCATCGTCGCGGTCATCCTCGTGTTGTTCCTGCTGAACGTCCGCACGACGGTGATCACGCTCACCGCGATTCCGCTGTCGCTCGCGACCGGCCTGCTGGTTCTCGACTGGCTCGGTCAGTCGGTCAATGTCATGACCCTCGGAGGTCTGGCGATTGCTGTCGGGAGCCTGGTCGACGACGCGATCATCGACGTCGAGAACGTCTTCCGGCGACTCAACGAGAATGCCGCGAAGCCCGAGGCGCAGCGCCGCCGCCGTCTCGATGTCATCCTCGATGCCAGCAACGAGATCCGCCCGGCGATGGTTTTCGCTACGGTGATCATCGTACTGGTGTTTCTGCCGCTGATGTTCCTCGAGGGGATCGAGGGCCGGTTCTTCCGGCCGCTCGGGATCGCCTTCGGCATCTCCATCCTGGCGTCGTTGCTGGTCGCGCTGACCGTGACGCCTGCGATGTGCCGGTTCCTGATGAAGGAGAAAGCCGGCGAATCCGGGGAGAAGGACACTCCGGTGGTCCGGTGGCTGAAGGGCGTCTATGAACCGACGGTCCGGCGCGCTGTGAAATACCGGAAGACCGTCATGGGCGGAGCGCTGGCAGCGACGCTGCTGGCGCTCGGCCTCGCATCGACCTTTGGAAGATCATTCCTGCCGGAGTTCAACGAAGGGACGTTTACGGTCATGCTTTTCGCTCCGCCGGGGACCTCGCTCGAGGCCAGCGACCGGATGGCGGGTGCGTTCGAGAAGCAGTTGCTCGAAGTCGATGGCGTCCGAAGCGTAACCCGCCGGACGGGCCGGGCCGAACGTGACGAACACGCGGAGCCCGTCAGCAACTCGGAAATCGAGATCACCATCAAGCCGGGCTTCCGGAAGGAGGAAGTTCGTCGGGAGGTCAGCGCGATCCTCGAGAAGGTGCCCGGCATCACGACCAATATCGGTCAACCGATCGAACACCGGCTCAGCCACATCCTGTCAGGCACGCCGGCGGCGATCGCGATCAATGTTTACGGCGATGATCTCGCGAAGCTGCGCGTGATCGCGAAGCGGATCGAAGGCGTGCTGAAGCCCTTGCCGGGAGCCCGCGATGTCGCGGCCAACCGTGAGGTGATGATCCAGTCCCTTCCGGTCGAATACCGTCCGGCCGATCTCGCGGCTTTCGGGCTGACTCCACGATCCGCCGCCCAGCAGGTCCGCGATGCGGTTTACGGAGTTACGGTGACCGAGATCAATGAAGGGGTTCGACGCTACGAGCTGGCGGTACGCCTTGCCGACGACGAACGCGACGAGGTGCGTGATCTCGACAACCTGATCCTCCGCGGTAAGGGCGGGGCGATGGTCCGTCTGAACGAAGTTGCGGACATCGGTCCTGAAATGACCTCCAATCTGATCGCCCGCGAGAACTCGCAGCGGAAGGCGGTCGTCACGCTCAACGTCGACGAAGGTTACAATCTCGGTGACATGGTCGCCGAGGTGCGCCAGCTCGTGGATCCGATCGTTCAGGAATACGGCTACGTTGTGAACTACGGCGGCCAGTTCGAGGCCCAGCAGGCGGCGAGCAGGACGATTCTGCTCTTCAGCGGACTGGTGGTGCTGATCATGTTGATCCTGCTTCAACTCGCCATCGGTTCGATCCGGGTGGCGCTGCTGGTGCTGGTCAACCTGCCACTCTCGCTGATCGGCGGCATCGTCGCGATCTACATCGCCGAGTCACCCGGGATCTTCAGCAACACGCTCGCGCTCTTCGGTCTCGGCGGGCACTACACCGCGCCGGTCATCTCGATCGCCAGCATGGTCGGCTTCATCACGTTGTTCGGCATCGCGGTGCGCAACGGCATCCTGCTGGTGAATCACTACCAGCACCTGGTGGAGCACGAGGGCCGAACGATGTTCGAAGCGATCATTCAAGGCTCTTCGGAGCGGTTGGTGCCAATCCTGATGACCGCATTGACCGCCGCACTGGCGGTCGTGCCGATCGTCCTGCGCGGTCAGGAGCCGGGCAACGAAATCCTCGCGCCGCTGTCGGTCGTCATTCTCGGCGGCCTGCTTTCCTCGACCTTCCTCAATCTTGTCGTGGTCCCTGCGGGCTACGCCGCCCTGCATCGCGTCACAGCCGATCAACCGAATCCCCAATCCAAACCAACAACCAAGCAACCAACACCATGA
- a CDS encoding ABC transporter permease, which yields MLPFSYATRNLFRSKARLLQTIGGSALVVLLVMSAVAINQGMNQVLSASGSPHNVILVGTGSEESVQRSEVPERAAGIATASIPGISEALGIRAVSGEIHYMNYLDLPGHERTQALVRGVSPEALRVHSEVRMLEGRFPRAGEVMIGRLAWRKLGVPENSLRIGRKVRLSGQELTISGRFAAPGTVLESEVWATLGDIRVLSQRDTLSCVVLRLDDPADFAEADLFAKQRLDLELTALRESDYYGRLSNFFGPLRTMIWITAGLIGAGALFGGVNTLYAAFASRVREMGTLQAIGFSRTALVLSLVQESTLACLTGTLAASVIALLFLDGRTVPFSIGAFTVEIGPGVALTGIATGLFLGLLGALPPAIRCLKPPLPVALRMS from the coding sequence ATGCTTCCCTTCAGCTACGCCACCCGAAACCTGTTCCGCTCGAAGGCGCGCCTGCTCCAGACGATCGGCGGCAGCGCTCTGGTCGTGCTGTTGGTGATGTCGGCCGTCGCGATCAACCAAGGCATGAACCAAGTCCTCTCGGCATCCGGATCGCCCCACAACGTGATCCTCGTCGGCACCGGATCCGAGGAAAGCGTGCAGCGCAGCGAGGTTCCCGAGCGGGCGGCCGGAATCGCCACCGCCAGTATCCCCGGGATTTCGGAAGCCCTTGGAATACGTGCCGTGTCAGGCGAGATCCACTACATGAACTACCTCGACCTCCCGGGACACGAACGCACGCAGGCCTTGGTCCGGGGCGTCTCGCCGGAAGCGCTGCGGGTGCACTCCGAAGTCCGCATGCTCGAAGGCCGGTTCCCGCGCGCGGGCGAAGTCATGATCGGCCGCCTCGCATGGCGGAAGCTCGGCGTGCCCGAGAACAGCCTGCGGATCGGCCGCAAGGTGAGGCTCAGCGGACAGGAACTGACGATTTCAGGCAGATTCGCCGCCCCGGGAACCGTGCTTGAGTCCGAAGTGTGGGCGACACTCGGCGACATCCGGGTGCTTTCGCAACGCGACACCCTTTCCTGCGTGGTCCTGCGGCTCGACGATCCTGCGGACTTCGCGGAGGCCGACCTGTTCGCCAAGCAGCGGCTCGATCTCGAACTCACCGCCTTGCGCGAAAGCGACTACTACGGCCGCCTTAGTAACTTCTTCGGGCCACTGCGGACGATGATCTGGATCACTGCCGGCCTGATCGGTGCCGGCGCCCTGTTCGGTGGCGTCAACACGCTTTACGCCGCCTTCGCCTCGCGGGTGCGCGAGATGGGAACGCTGCAAGCGATCGGCTTCAGCCGGACCGCATTGGTGCTGAGCCTCGTCCAGGAAAGCACGCTTGCCTGCCTGACCGGCACGCTGGCGGCGTCGGTCATCGCCCTGCTCTTCCTCGACGGACGGACGGTTCCGTTCTCGATCGGAGCCTTCACCGTGGAGATCGGCCCGGGCGTGGCGCTGACCGGAATCGCCACCGGCCTGTTTCTCGGTTTGCTCGGCGCCCTGCCTCCCGCCATCCGCTGCCTCAAGCCGCCCCTTCCCGTCGCTCTACGCATGTCCTGA